One Calditrichia bacterium DNA window includes the following coding sequences:
- a CDS encoding acyl-CoA dehydrogenase family protein produces MKSPYFSDSIEQNREQLRQLIDEQISAGYPQNEPKISRELWKKLGETRFLGSMMPDEEELQDESIFRVIVAIEELTRAGYAHLTTAIAAHAHVALTYINKHGSRFIKRNYLEKSVSGEKIGGLAIHEPSGKIDPSAMNLFAVQERNHYLLNGVKSFVINGDGDFWIVAARTDPEAGASGISLFVVDRDQPGLSIRLLETLGWQSTALAELTFENAKVPMTQIIGQENMGYYYINECFLLERLLAAASAVALSEYCLDGAIKYIAQAPDPAFLPPNVRHDFPELVARLESIRQLTYYSAWLYDEGMQSVKQCTMAKLQATEFAFDVANKCMLIYGCNGTLTDYESNRYFRDARMATQLNGSSESMREILARLIIDGASFIRAKALPGKTSVVENAKSESQPVAAEPETIPQNDTFVDEEENSEEIPDLSFYENAIEEIDEDLLDDDIEDDELDPESAEESHFLEALEKAYDREKQISGITENPGESENSSKNDDPKSDETTDTALPVDPQPAVENTASVAENNPHEMEEAIADETKSEPGHSEGYFSEAADIIEDTTKTDEVAIEPESRKSSGAHAVVANGKAAKQEPAPDVRSIIFSLPERFEAEKAEGFKAVMHFKISGSEGGEFTVNITPKKCQVKEGFSGKATCVVETSDRTYVDMESGKTKAQVAFMMGKVKFSNVPQMMRFIKLFRQYTPV; encoded by the coding sequence ATGAAGTCGCCATATTTTTCGGATTCGATTGAGCAAAATCGAGAGCAGTTGCGTCAATTAATTGACGAGCAAATTTCTGCCGGCTACCCGCAAAATGAGCCCAAAATTTCCCGCGAATTATGGAAAAAACTCGGTGAAACCCGGTTTTTGGGATCGATGATGCCGGACGAAGAAGAATTACAGGATGAGTCCATTTTTCGGGTAATCGTTGCGATTGAGGAATTGACCCGTGCGGGATATGCCCACCTGACAACTGCTATCGCTGCGCATGCGCATGTGGCGCTCACCTACATCAACAAACACGGCAGTCGTTTTATCAAACGGAATTATCTGGAAAAAAGCGTTAGCGGTGAAAAAATTGGCGGACTCGCCATTCACGAGCCATCCGGAAAAATCGATCCGTCTGCAATGAATTTGTTTGCCGTGCAGGAACGCAATCATTATTTGTTGAACGGCGTCAAAAGTTTTGTGATCAACGGCGATGGCGATTTCTGGATTGTTGCTGCGCGAACCGATCCTGAAGCCGGTGCCAGCGGCATCAGCTTGTTTGTTGTCGATCGCGATCAACCCGGGTTAAGTATTCGGCTGCTGGAAACGCTCGGCTGGCAAAGCACAGCATTGGCTGAACTCACCTTTGAAAATGCCAAAGTACCCATGACCCAAATTATCGGGCAGGAAAACATGGGTTACTATTACATCAACGAATGCTTTTTGCTGGAACGTTTGCTGGCTGCCGCATCTGCTGTCGCGCTCAGCGAATACTGTTTGGATGGCGCAATAAAATACATCGCTCAGGCACCGGACCCGGCATTTTTGCCGCCAAATGTGCGGCACGATTTTCCCGAACTGGTAGCGCGGCTCGAATCTATCCGGCAGCTAACTTATTATTCTGCATGGCTTTACGATGAAGGTATGCAGTCCGTAAAACAATGCACGATGGCAAAATTACAAGCTACTGAATTTGCGTTCGATGTTGCCAATAAATGCATGCTCATTTACGGCTGCAACGGAACACTCACCGATTATGAGAGCAACCGTTATTTCCGTGACGCGCGAATGGCAACCCAACTGAACGGTTCATCCGAATCCATGCGGGAAATTTTAGCGCGATTGATTATCGACGGTGCCAGTTTTATTCGCGCAAAAGCGCTTCCGGGTAAAACTTCAGTTGTGGAAAATGCCAAATCTGAATCGCAACCGGTTGCGGCAGAGCCGGAAACCATACCTCAGAATGATACATTTGTTGATGAAGAAGAAAATTCTGAAGAAATACCGGATCTTTCATTTTATGAAAATGCCATCGAAGAAATAGATGAAGATTTGCTGGATGACGACATTGAAGACGATGAACTGGACCCGGAATCTGCAGAAGAAAGTCATTTTCTGGAAGCGTTGGAAAAAGCATACGACCGTGAAAAACAGATTTCGGGAATTACGGAAAATCCGGGTGAATCTGAAAACTCATCCAAAAATGATGACCCGAAATCCGATGAAACCACCGACACAGCCTTACCAGTTGACCCTCAGCCAGCGGTTGAAAATACTGCTTCTGTTGCGGAAAATAACCCGCATGAGATGGAAGAAGCGATTGCTGACGAAACAAAATCGGAGCCGGGGCACTCGGAAGGATATTTTTCAGAAGCGGCTGATATTATTGAAGATACTACCAAAACTGATGAAGTAGCAATTGAGCCGGAGTCGCGCAAATCATCCGGTGCACATGCTGTCGTTGCTAATGGAAAAGCAGCCAAACAGGAGCCTGCGCCGGATGTTCGGAGCATCATTTTCAGTTTGCCGGAACGATTCGAAGCGGAAAAAGCCGAAGGTTTTAAAGCGGTAATGCATTTCAAAATTTCCGGCAGCGAAGGTGGGGAATTTACGGTAAACATCACTCCCAAAAAATGTCAGGTGAAAGAAGGTTTTTCCGGAAAAGCCACCTGCGTTGTGGAAACATCCGACCGCACGTATGTCGATATGGAATCCGGTAAAACCAAAGCACAGGTCGCATTTATGATGGGCAAAGTGAAATTTTCCAACGTCCCGCAAATGATGCGCTTCATCAAATTATTCCGCCAATATACGCCTGTGTAA
- the fadJ gene encoding fatty acid oxidation complex subunit alpha FadJ: MSYIRVEKDNGVAVVWLDQEGEKVNKLGGYLVEAFNNLLENLQNDADVTSAVLISGKPDTFIAGADLDFVFALEEPGSIEKLSRQGQAIMDRIASFPKPIVAAIHGAALGGGLEVALACHYRIASDSPKTILGLSEVKLGLLPAGGGTQRLPRLIDLQRALDMMLTGKNIYPKQAKRMGLVDEVIHQYGLLDAAKQAARKLVKHPLKKRKKKAPLINKILESTPVTRNIVFKQARKMVQRQTQGNYPSPFKIIETVQTGLEKSEMLGYTAEAKAFEELVRSPEAKELVQIFFNMTDLKKNPKKELVRKVEKIGVLGAGFMGAGIAQVSANKNYRVLLKDVSTDALARGEKTVYDDLQVKVRRKIMSNFERDQIMSRIAGITEYAPFRGANLIIEAVFEDLGLKQKVLAETEAVTRDDCIFASNTSSLPIGEIAAKAKRPELVLGMHYFSPVPKMPLLEIIVTDKTADWATATAVEVGIKQGKTVIVVKDGPGFYTTRILSPMLNEALMLLSEGGEIVHIDRVMKQFGFPVGPVTLIDEVGIDVGAHVSEVLGPMFRDRGAEPSDVMQKMSDAGFKGRKNKMGFYHYHQNVSLIQKWLGKKKKEVNTTAYRFFGGQQRKKHDATEIQNRLALVMVNEAARCLEEGILFSPRDGDVGAIFGLGFPPFLGGPFRYLDRISPQHALKTLESLENQHGARFTPAQIIRDYAMNQKKFYN, from the coding sequence ATGTCTTACATTCGCGTGGAAAAAGACAATGGCGTGGCGGTCGTTTGGCTGGATCAGGAAGGCGAAAAAGTCAATAAATTAGGCGGCTACCTCGTCGAAGCATTCAACAACCTTTTGGAAAATCTGCAAAATGATGCAGACGTAACATCCGCTGTGCTCATCAGCGGCAAGCCGGATACATTCATCGCCGGTGCGGATCTCGATTTTGTATTTGCGCTGGAAGAACCCGGCAGCATCGAAAAACTGAGTCGGCAGGGACAGGCGATTATGGATCGCATCGCCAGTTTCCCCAAACCGATTGTTGCGGCGATTCACGGCGCGGCGCTTGGCGGCGGGCTGGAAGTGGCGCTGGCTTGCCATTACCGCATCGCCAGCGATTCGCCGAAAACGATTTTGGGGCTTTCGGAAGTGAAATTGGGATTGCTGCCTGCCGGCGGCGGAACACAGCGATTGCCCCGGCTGATCGACCTGCAGCGGGCGTTGGATATGATGCTCACCGGCAAAAATATCTACCCGAAACAGGCAAAGCGCATGGGGTTGGTGGACGAAGTGATTCACCAGTACGGATTGTTGGACGCGGCAAAACAGGCTGCCCGCAAGCTGGTGAAACACCCGCTCAAAAAGCGCAAAAAAAAGGCACCACTGATCAATAAAATTCTGGAAAGCACGCCGGTAACCCGAAACATCGTGTTCAAACAGGCGCGAAAAATGGTGCAACGGCAAACGCAGGGCAATTACCCCTCGCCGTTTAAAATTATTGAAACAGTGCAAACCGGACTGGAAAAAAGCGAGATGCTCGGTTACACCGCCGAGGCAAAAGCGTTTGAGGAACTGGTGCGATCGCCAGAAGCAAAAGAATTGGTGCAGATTTTTTTTAACATGACCGACCTGAAAAAAAATCCCAAAAAAGAACTGGTGCGCAAGGTCGAAAAAATCGGTGTGCTGGGCGCGGGATTTATGGGTGCCGGTATTGCACAAGTTAGTGCGAACAAAAACTATCGCGTGCTGTTGAAAGATGTGAGCACCGACGCACTCGCCCGTGGCGAAAAAACCGTCTACGACGATTTGCAGGTGAAAGTGCGCCGCAAAATTATGTCCAATTTTGAACGTGACCAAATTATGAGCCGGATTGCCGGCATCACCGAATATGCGCCGTTTCGCGGTGCGAACCTGATAATCGAAGCAGTGTTCGAGGATCTCGGGCTGAAACAAAAAGTGCTGGCCGAAACCGAAGCTGTAACCCGCGATGATTGTATTTTTGCCAGCAACACGTCGTCGCTACCCATTGGCGAAATCGCCGCTAAAGCGAAACGCCCGGAGCTGGTTTTGGGGATGCACTATTTTTCGCCGGTACCAAAAATGCCGTTGCTGGAAATTATTGTGACGGATAAAACCGCCGATTGGGCAACCGCAACCGCGGTTGAAGTGGGCATCAAACAAGGCAAAACCGTAATTGTGGTGAAAGATGGCCCGGGATTTTATACCACCCGAATTCTCTCACCGATGCTCAATGAAGCACTGATGCTACTCAGCGAAGGCGGCGAAATTGTGCACATCGACCGGGTGATGAAGCAATTTGGTTTTCCGGTCGGTCCGGTTACGCTTATTGACGAAGTGGGCATCGATGTCGGTGCGCACGTTTCGGAGGTGCTCGGTCCGATGTTCCGCGATCGCGGTGCTGAACCGAGTGACGTGATGCAAAAAATGAGCGACGCCGGATTTAAAGGGCGCAAAAATAAAATGGGATTTTATCACTATCACCAAAATGTCAGCTTGATCCAGAAATGGCTCGGGAAAAAGAAAAAAGAAGTGAACACCACCGCGTATCGTTTTTTTGGCGGACAGCAGCGCAAAAAACACGATGCCACCGAAATCCAAAACCGGTTGGCGCTGGTGATGGTCAACGAAGCTGCACGCTGTTTGGAAGAGGGCATTCTGTTCAGCCCGCGCGATGGCGATGTCGGCGCGATTTTCGGGTTGGGATTTCCGCCGTTTTTGGGCGGCCCGTTTCGCTATCTCGATCGCATTTCGCCGCAACATGCGCTCAAAACGCTGGAATCGCTGGAAAATCAGCACGGCGCGCGCTTCACGCCTGCGCAAATTATCCGCGATTACGCGATGAATCAGAAAAAATTTTACAACTAA
- a CDS encoding acetyl-CoA C-acyltransferase, with protein MANSNGTLRKAVYIDGGRTPFLKSSTGFKQLNSYDLARMAIQSLLTKTQIDPDKVDWVIMGRVIGDISNSNVARDAALAAGIPNHTPAATVTLACVSANKAITNAVDLIQTGQADIVIAGGTESLTDIPIRYRKKFRMKLVESQRYKKPLDWLNFFKGLKFSDVLPEIPAIAEFTTGRSMGQDCDRMAARIGVTREEQDRYAMRSHLNAAKATENGNLADEIFPAAVPPKFSVIDKDNGFRDDTTMASLGKLRPAFVKPYGTLTAGNSSFLTDGASAVLIMSEDAAKAHGFQPKAVFKSYAYTAQNPDDELLLGPAYATPKVLDKLGLSLSDIDVFEFHEAFAAQMVANLKCLNSDKFAQEKLGRSSKVGEVPEDKLNNWGGSLSIGHPFGATGGRLVATAVNRLIKEDGQLALIASCAAGAVGNAIILERYA; from the coding sequence ATGGCTAATTCAAACGGTACCTTACGAAAAGCGGTTTATATTGATGGCGGACGAACGCCGTTTCTCAAATCATCCACTGGTTTTAAGCAATTGAATTCATACGACTTAGCGCGTATGGCAATTCAGTCGTTGCTCACCAAAACGCAGATCGATCCGGACAAAGTGGATTGGGTAATTATGGGTCGGGTGATTGGAGATATCAGCAACAGCAACGTTGCGCGGGATGCCGCGCTGGCAGCTGGAATTCCCAATCACACACCGGCGGCAACGGTCACTTTGGCATGCGTTTCCGCAAATAAAGCGATCACCAACGCGGTGGATCTCATCCAGACCGGACAGGCGGATATTGTCATCGCCGGCGGGACGGAAAGCCTCACTGACATCCCGATTCGATACCGCAAAAAATTCCGCATGAAACTGGTTGAATCGCAGCGCTACAAAAAACCGCTGGACTGGCTGAACTTTTTTAAAGGGCTGAAATTCAGCGATGTGCTGCCGGAAATCCCGGCAATTGCCGAATTTACAACGGGCAGAAGCATGGGACAGGATTGCGACCGGATGGCTGCGCGGATCGGCGTAACCCGCGAGGAGCAGGACAGATACGCAATGCGATCGCACCTAAACGCTGCCAAAGCAACAGAAAACGGAAATCTGGCAGATGAAATTTTCCCGGCTGCGGTACCGCCGAAATTTTCCGTGATCGACAAAGACAACGGTTTCCGCGACGACACCACAATGGCCAGCCTCGGTAAATTGCGCCCCGCTTTTGTGAAACCGTACGGTACGCTCACTGCCGGCAACTCATCGTTTTTGACAGACGGCGCGAGCGCCGTGCTGATCATGAGCGAAGATGCTGCAAAAGCGCACGGTTTTCAGCCAAAAGCAGTGTTCAAAAGTTACGCGTACACCGCCCAAAATCCGGATGACGAGCTGTTGCTCGGTCCCGCATACGCCACCCCTAAAGTATTGGATAAACTGGGTTTATCGCTAAGCGATATCGACGTTTTCGAATTTCACGAAGCGTTTGCGGCGCAAATGGTTGCCAATCTCAAATGCCTCAATTCAGATAAATTTGCGCAGGAAAAACTCGGTCGCAGCAGCAAGGTTGGCGAAGTGCCGGAGGACAAACTGAACAACTGGGGCGGCTCGCTGTCCATCGGGCATCCGTTTGGCGCAACCGGCGGACGGCTGGTGGCAACGGCGGTAAACCGGCTCATCAAAGAGGACGGACAACTGGCGCTGATCGCATCCTGTGCGGCGGGTGCGGTGGGAAATGCCATTATTCTGGAACGCTATGCTTAA
- the rpsA gene encoding 30S ribosomal protein S1, whose product MTEEVKPQTPANSGKKADDGLPFQPGQVVKLEDLDKIMSEAEHDRKELQDMYDESFSQFKQEEIVKGKILDIGSNFVVVDIGFKSEGMLPLEEFIDIHKFKVGDEVELFLESQEDKDGNVQVSRRKVYFLRTWDRLMKAQESGEILQGRIVRRIKGGFVVDLDGVDAFLPGSQVDVKPIRDFDAFVGGALDMKIVKVNEQRKNIVVSRRVIIEKELESKREEILSTLEKGQVRRGVVKNITDFGVFIDLGGVDGLLHITDLSWGRVNHPSELVDLDQEIDVMILDFDEKKSRISLGLKQLKPHPWENIAERFPIGSKVTGKVVSLTDYGAFIELEHGIEGLIHVSEMSWSHHIKNPSQILKVGDDVEAVLLSIEPEERKISLGLKQLSPDPWEDIETKFPVDSKHRGVVRNLTPFGAFVELEEGVDGLVHISDLSWTRKVRHPSEVIRKGEEIDVVVLDINKDERRIALGHKQVDANPWDAFEDAYEVGTEVLDGKIVRLIDKGVIVGLPLGVDAFVPLRELGIPGMKRASDHFKVGDEVPLKVIEFDKDNKRIVLSATEYLKDKEREVVDSYMAEHASSAPTLKEMVDEVPEMEESPEEGKGRKAPAKKKAKDEEAEAAEGNETETAEAEETEKAEEVETADETPEAEEAEADAPAETETAEEPATEAPEAEKTDEESDKKSAKKE is encoded by the coding sequence ATGACTGAAGAAGTTAAACCCCAAACGCCGGCAAACTCCGGAAAAAAGGCAGATGACGGATTACCGTTTCAGCCTGGTCAAGTTGTCAAATTGGAAGATCTTGACAAAATTATGTCCGAAGCAGAGCATGATCGAAAAGAACTGCAGGACATGTATGATGAAAGTTTCTCCCAATTCAAACAGGAAGAAATTGTAAAAGGGAAAATTTTGGACATCGGGTCCAATTTTGTTGTGGTTGACATCGGATTCAAAAGCGAAGGCATGTTGCCGCTGGAAGAATTTATCGACATCCACAAATTCAAAGTTGGCGACGAAGTTGAATTATTCCTCGAATCTCAGGAAGACAAAGACGGAAACGTGCAGGTTTCTCGCCGCAAAGTGTACTTCTTGCGCACATGGGATCGCCTCATGAAAGCACAAGAATCCGGCGAAATTCTGCAAGGGCGTATTGTTCGCCGCATCAAAGGTGGTTTTGTGGTGGATCTGGACGGTGTGGATGCATTCCTCCCCGGCTCGCAGGTTGACGTAAAACCGATTCGCGATTTTGATGCATTCGTTGGCGGAGCACTGGACATGAAAATTGTGAAAGTGAACGAACAACGTAAAAACATCGTCGTTTCCCGTCGTGTGATTATCGAAAAAGAACTGGAAAGCAAACGCGAAGAAATCCTTTCCACATTGGAAAAAGGCCAGGTTCGTCGTGGTGTGGTCAAAAATATCACCGATTTTGGTGTGTTTATCGACCTCGGCGGCGTGGATGGTCTGTTGCACATCACCGACCTTTCGTGGGGACGTGTCAATCATCCCAGCGAACTGGTCGATCTGGATCAGGAAATCGATGTGATGATTCTCGATTTCGACGAGAAAAAATCCCGTATTTCACTCGGTCTGAAACAGTTGAAACCGCATCCGTGGGAAAATATTGCCGAACGTTTCCCGATCGGTTCCAAAGTGACTGGCAAAGTAGTGAGCCTGACGGATTACGGCGCATTTATAGAGCTGGAACACGGCATCGAAGGGCTGATTCACGTATCCGAAATGAGCTGGTCGCATCACATCAAAAATCCGTCCCAAATTCTCAAAGTTGGCGACGATGTTGAAGCGGTGTTGCTGAGCATCGAACCGGAAGAACGCAAAATTTCGCTCGGTTTGAAGCAATTGTCTCCGGATCCGTGGGAAGATATCGAAACAAAATTCCCGGTGGACAGCAAACACCGTGGCGTTGTGCGCAACCTGACCCCGTTCGGTGCATTTGTTGAACTGGAAGAAGGTGTTGACGGTTTGGTTCACATTTCCGATCTGTCATGGACTCGCAAAGTACGCCATCCCAGCGAAGTTATCCGCAAAGGTGAAGAAATTGATGTGGTCGTGCTGGACATCAACAAAGATGAACGCCGCATCGCATTAGGTCACAAACAAGTGGATGCCAATCCGTGGGATGCTTTTGAAGATGCCTACGAAGTTGGCACCGAAGTGCTGGACGGCAAGATTGTCCGGTTGATCGATAAAGGTGTAATTGTCGGGTTACCTTTGGGGGTTGATGCATTTGTTCCCCTGCGAGAGTTGGGCATTCCCGGCATGAAGCGCGCTTCCGATCACTTCAAAGTGGGTGACGAAGTGCCGCTGAAAGTCATCGAATTCGATAAAGACAACAAACGTATTGTATTGTCTGCAACCGAATATCTGAAAGATAAAGAACGCGAAGTGGTAGATTCTTACATGGCAGAACACGCAAGTTCGGCACCGACATTGAAAGAAATGGTTGATGAAGTGCCGGAAATGGAAGAATCGCCGGAAGAAGGCAAAGGCCGTAAAGCCCCTGCCAAAAAGAAAGCGAAAGACGAAGAAGCAGAAGCTGCTGAAGGCAATGAAACTGAAACCGCAGAAGCTGAAGAAACAGAAAAAGCGGAAGAAGTTGAAACAGCAGATGAAACACCGGAAGCAGAAGAAGCCGAAGCAGACGCCCCGGCTGAAACTGAAACCGCAGAAGAACCTGCAACTGAAGCGCCTGAAGCAGAAAAAACTGATGAAGAATCAGACAAAAAATCTGCGAAAAAGGAATAA
- the rfaD gene encoding ADP-glyceromanno-heptose 6-epimerase: MIIVTGGAGFIGSNLVRALNNRGINDILIVDSLKNSAKHMNLNRLNFLDFIDYDEFLDELDYLDPDEIDAIFHEGACTNTMEYDGKFMMRVNYDFSKELLNFCLENSVRLIYASSASVYGNGDNGFSEERRCEYPINIYAYSKFLFDQTVRRLLPDAPEQIVGLRYFNVYGPQENHKSKMASVIFQFHNQIKDSGELRLFEGSEDFRRDFIFVDDVVNVNLFFLDHPDKSGIFNCGSGSAQSFRKIADIMQKQYDRCAIKHIPFPETLQGKYQAFTEADLTLLRSAGYDKPFTSLEEGVSKYVALLKSQNGIY, from the coding sequence ATGATTATCGTAACCGGCGGCGCTGGTTTTATCGGGAGCAATTTGGTGCGCGCATTAAACAATCGCGGCATCAACGATATTCTGATTGTCGACAGCCTGAAAAATAGCGCTAAACACATGAATTTAAATCGCTTAAACTTCCTCGATTTTATAGATTACGATGAATTTTTAGATGAACTGGATTATCTCGATCCGGATGAAATTGATGCCATCTTTCATGAAGGCGCCTGCACCAATACCATGGAATACGACGGCAAATTTATGATGCGCGTGAACTACGATTTCAGCAAGGAATTGCTCAATTTTTGTCTGGAAAATAGTGTCCGGCTGATTTACGCATCGTCCGCATCCGTTTACGGCAATGGCGATAACGGATTTAGCGAAGAACGGCGCTGCGAATATCCGATCAATATTTATGCCTACTCCAAATTTCTGTTCGACCAAACCGTACGGCGATTGCTGCCGGACGCACCGGAGCAAATTGTCGGGTTGCGCTATTTTAATGTTTACGGACCGCAGGAAAATCACAAATCAAAAATGGCATCGGTGATTTTTCAATTTCACAATCAGATAAAAGATTCCGGCGAGTTGCGCCTGTTCGAAGGCAGCGAAGATTTCCGCCGCGATTTTATTTTTGTGGATGATGTGGTGAATGTCAACCTGTTTTTTCTGGATCATCCGGACAAAAGCGGCATTTTCAACTGCGGCAGCGGGTCTGCCCAAAGCTTTCGGAAAATCGCCGATATCATGCAAAAACAATATGATAGATGCGCTATCAAACACATTCCTTTCCCGGAAACGTTACAGGGAAAATATCAGGCTTTCACCGAGGCGGATTTAACATTGTTGCGCAGTGCCGGTTATGATAAACCGTTTACCAGCCTGGAAGAAGGCGTGAGCAAATATGTTGCGTTGCTTAAGTCGCAAAATGGCATTTATTAG
- a CDS encoding response regulator: MKPDPGSRLKILIVEDNPIDREYYRRLLLPSFEPRCDFFEEESGEAAVNKFRSIQPDCVLLDYELPDMDGLEFLESIPNDAMESVAIIMITGQGNENIAVSALKTGVQDYLIKNNLSQESLTRAVENALDKIHLRKQLARKTEELQESNQALERFAYIVAHDLQSPLRTIKGFIEILDSSLKDRLSEEEKEYFDFIHDGSLRMSRLIDHLLTLSRAGNKPFENEWLPMNMLIDEVLMDLDSVIQKSNASIEVEQLPEIFGDREQIYRLWLNLISNALKFSGDKPPVIQIGAKEEVCIWRFHIRDNGIGVDPSKLNKIFQPFERLNPQKLYEGSGLGLSICQKIVERHNGKIWGDSAPGKGTVFYITHPITEKES; this comes from the coding sequence ATGAAACCGGACCCAGGTTCAAGATTAAAAATCCTGATTGTCGAAGACAACCCGATTGACAGAGAGTACTACCGTCGATTGCTGTTACCCTCGTTTGAACCCCGATGCGATTTTTTTGAGGAAGAAAGCGGGGAAGCGGCTGTCAACAAATTCCGTTCGATCCAGCCGGACTGCGTGCTGCTGGATTACGAGCTACCGGATATGGACGGATTGGAATTTTTGGAGAGCATCCCAAACGATGCCATGGAAAGCGTTGCAATCATCATGATTACCGGACAGGGCAATGAGAATATCGCTGTCAGCGCTTTGAAAACAGGTGTTCAGGATTATCTCATCAAAAATAATCTCTCACAGGAATCGCTGACTCGCGCCGTAGAAAATGCCCTGGACAAAATTCACCTTCGCAAACAGCTTGCCAGAAAAACAGAAGAACTGCAGGAAAGCAACCAGGCATTGGAGCGATTTGCCTATATCGTTGCGCACGACCTGCAATCGCCTTTGCGAACCATAAAAGGCTTTATCGAAATTCTGGATTCCAGCTTAAAAGACCGGTTGAGCGAAGAAGAAAAGGAATATTTCGACTTTATCCACGATGGCAGCCTGCGCATGAGCCGGTTGATCGACCATTTGTTGACGCTTTCCCGTGCCGGAAATAAACCGTTCGAAAATGAATGGCTGCCGATGAATATGCTCATCGACGAGGTTTTGATGGATCTGGATTCTGTAATTCAGAAATCGAACGCCTCAATTGAAGTTGAGCAGCTACCCGAAATTTTCGGCGACCGCGAACAAATTTACCGGTTGTGGCTGAACCTGATAAGTAACGCGTTAAAATTTTCCGGCGATAAACCGCCGGTTATCCAGATTGGCGCAAAAGAAGAAGTGTGTATATGGCGTTTTCATATCCGCGACAATGGGATTGGTGTCGATCCGTCAAAATTAAACAAAATTTTCCAACCGTTTGAACGACTGAATCCCCAAAAACTATACGAGGGAAGCGGTCTGGGGCTGTCTATCTGCCAAAAAATTGTGGAGCGCCACAATGGTAAAATCTGGGGAGATTCGGCACCCGGCAAAGGCACCGTTTTTTACATTACCCACCCAATTACAGAAAAAGAATCATAG
- a CDS encoding response regulator: protein MKRKTPPILIVDDSPEDYEAIYRAMRKFGAENPIYHCIDGDQALDFLYKRGQYATTMLSEQPGIILLDLNLPGTDGYEVLSNIKKNNNLKQIPLIVFTTSNDPADVDRCYKAGANSYVQKPVHLNGFLNAIKVIKEYWLLTTILPERV from the coding sequence ATGAAGCGAAAAACACCCCCGATATTAATCGTTGATGATAGCCCGGAAGATTACGAAGCCATTTACCGGGCGATGCGAAAATTTGGTGCCGAAAATCCCATTTACCATTGCATCGATGGCGATCAGGCTTTGGATTTTTTGTATAAACGCGGTCAGTATGCCACAACCATGCTTTCGGAACAGCCCGGCATTATTCTCCTGGATTTAAATTTGCCCGGCACCGATGGCTACGAAGTGTTGTCTAACATCAAAAAAAATAATAATTTAAAACAAATCCCTTTGATCGTTTTTACAACATCAAACGATCCGGCGGATGTTGACAGATGCTATAAAGCAGGTGCCAACAGTTATGTGCAAAAACCTGTTCACTTAAATGGATTTTTGAACGCAATTAAGGTAATTAAAGAATATTGGCTATTAACCACTATTTTACCTGAAAGAGTCTGA